A window from Salvelinus sp. IW2-2015 unplaced genomic scaffold, ASM291031v2 Un_scaffold5891, whole genome shotgun sequence encodes these proteins:
- the LOC112078577 gene encoding protein mono-ADP-ribosyltransferase TIPARP-like isoform X1, with the protein MDCWVLGVPLATMDTTSHSLQKPTASTDKVLDGGTGLALDMSMGDREFTEQSIRLTDKIPLVKPYLKKKKGQRKLDSKCLRALQDPILTTLLSTDALVTGDGVFVPRNPPTRTAGNLCTAGVVKQARIGGPVCLKESXATGVTAMITGDTDTEMADTAAELEETERGVTKVPVDLQRVTIDPNERRFQLKRVPRAREVGAXTPXPDTPLVSPPSXGGNTMSDLFASKALRGPDCLTIKDSTNTPSLXADKGEIFQDKSEEASLDLVFDLLTQLQYHTHQADAVSICVDFLQGLCVYGSDCAYHHTVLPYHWQIRKSDTQSWQSVADDSQEQLERLYCNPDNEQVRLKFQ; encoded by the coding sequence CACCATGGATACAACTTCGCATAGCCTGCAGAAACCGACAGCCTCAACCGACAAGGTCCTGGACGGTGGAACGGGACTCGCTTTGGATATGAGTATGGGGGACCGGGAATTYACGGAACAATCGATTAGACTTACCGACAAAATCCCGTTAGTGAagccctatttaaaaaaaaaaaaaggacagagGAAACTAGACTCAAAATGCCTCCGTGCGCTCCAGGACCCTATCCTGACCACATTACTGAGTACGGATGCACTTGTTACCGGAGACGGGGTGTTTGTTCCCCGGAACCCTCCGACAAGGACAGCGGGGAACCTRTGCACTGCGGGGGTGGTCAAACAGGCACGGATTGGTGGGCCTGTGTGTCTGAAAGAGTCGGSAGCTACCGGTGTAACGGCTATGATTACCGGCGACACTGACACAGAAATGGCGGACACCGCCGCCGAgttggaggagacagagaggggggtaaCCAAGGTACCGGTAGATCTCCAACGCGTGACAATAGACCCTAACGAACGCAGATTCCAGCTCAAACGTGTCCCCCGGGCGCGCGAGGTGGGGGCKGYAACCCCMAYACCWGATACCCCTCTAGTATCCCCTCCAAGCCRGGGGGGAAACACGATGAGTGACCTCTTCGCCTCTAAAGCCTTGCGGGGGCCAGATTGTCTGACCATCAAAGACAGTACGAACACCCCCAGTCTTCAKGCCGACAAAGGCGAGATATTTCAGGATAAAAGCGAAGAGGCCTCCCTGGATCTAGTRTTTGATCTGCTAACCCAGCTCCAGTATCACACGCACCAAGCCGACGCAGTTTCGATCTGCGTGGATTTCctgcaggggttgtgtgtgtacggGAGTGACTGCGCTTACCACCATACTGTGCTGCCCTACCACTGGCAGATCCGCAAGAGTGATACTCAAAGCTGGCAAAGCGTGGCGGATGATTCGCAGGAACAGTTGGAGAGGCTTTACTGCAATCCGGACAATGAACAAGTCAGGCTCAAATTTCAGTAA
- the LOC112078577 gene encoding protein mono-ADP-ribosyltransferase TIPARP-like isoform X2, with protein MDTTSHSLQKPTASTDKVLDGGTGLALDMSMGDREFTEQSIRLTDKIPLVKPYLKKKKGQRKLDSKCLRALQDPILTTLLSTDALVTGDGVFVPRNPPTRTAGNLCTAGVVKQARIGGPVCLKESXATGVTAMITGDTDTEMADTAAELEETERGVTKVPVDLQRVTIDPNERRFQLKRVPRAREVGAXTPXPDTPLVSPPSXGGNTMSDLFASKALRGPDCLTIKDSTNTPSLXADKGEIFQDKSEEASLDLVFDLLTQLQYHTHQADAVSICVDFLQGLCVYGSDCAYHHTVLPYHWQIRKSDTQSWQSVADDSQEQLERLYCNPDNEQVRLKFQ; from the coding sequence ATGGATACAACTTCGCATAGCCTGCAGAAACCGACAGCCTCAACCGACAAGGTCCTGGACGGTGGAACGGGACTCGCTTTGGATATGAGTATGGGGGACCGGGAATTYACGGAACAATCGATTAGACTTACCGACAAAATCCCGTTAGTGAagccctatttaaaaaaaaaaaaaggacagagGAAACTAGACTCAAAATGCCTCCGTGCGCTCCAGGACCCTATCCTGACCACATTACTGAGTACGGATGCACTTGTTACCGGAGACGGGGTGTTTGTTCCCCGGAACCCTCCGACAAGGACAGCGGGGAACCTRTGCACTGCGGGGGTGGTCAAACAGGCACGGATTGGTGGGCCTGTGTGTCTGAAAGAGTCGGSAGCTACCGGTGTAACGGCTATGATTACCGGCGACACTGACACAGAAATGGCGGACACCGCCGCCGAgttggaggagacagagaggggggtaaCCAAGGTACCGGTAGATCTCCAACGCGTGACAATAGACCCTAACGAACGCAGATTCCAGCTCAAACGTGTCCCCCGGGCGCGCGAGGTGGGGGCKGYAACCCCMAYACCWGATACCCCTCTAGTATCCCCTCCAAGCCRGGGGGGAAACACGATGAGTGACCTCTTCGCCTCTAAAGCCTTGCGGGGGCCAGATTGTCTGACCATCAAAGACAGTACGAACACCCCCAGTCTTCAKGCCGACAAAGGCGAGATATTTCAGGATAAAAGCGAAGAGGCCTCCCTGGATCTAGTRTTTGATCTGCTAACCCAGCTCCAGTATCACACGCACCAAGCCGACGCAGTTTCGATCTGCGTGGATTTCctgcaggggttgtgtgtgtacggGAGTGACTGCGCTTACCACCATACTGTGCTGCCCTACCACTGGCAGATCCGCAAGAGTGATACTCAAAGCTGGCAAAGCGTGGCGGATGATTCGCAGGAACAGTTGGAGAGGCTTTACTGCAATCCGGACAATGAACAAGTCAGGCTCAAATTTCAGTAA